Proteins found in one Paenibacillus dendritiformis genomic segment:
- a CDS encoding extracellular solute-binding protein — protein sequence MQKLKKTWAILLSMTMLFTLLAACGSSDKPAAEGNSGNTSSESASDVSKDGFPIVKEPITLTMMGQDVGIQNWQDMAFFKEMEKKTNIKFEFRNAPADSFDTKRNLVFASGDYPDVFFSGQLQASDEVNYGGQGVLIPLEGLIEEYAPNLKKILDENPDIRKSITTPDGHIYSLPNIDLDAGWYRGPLWYNGKFLKALGMEVPKTIDELYTYLKRVKEEDPNGNGKQDEIPLASVKLDDLRMWLLGSWGIYNEVIYSDTQDKVHYTPMEPGYKEYLTFLNKLWTEGLLDKETFSQTDEQKKAKGKNNQLGLFSDYHAYFTLGGEPSMDDPMYRPVDSDVKAVAAKHPGLAKGAFAITNKNQHPEATMRWVDYLYSTEGAELLSNGPEGILWEYVNKDDHTKKWLDVPGGGDREEYRATLTPDYGVVVPKITNEDTKRGFSGEFDAWLKKETDEKILPIAKVPFPSVYLSQDEQSEVSSIRSDLDTYVKQMEAKFVTGQEPLTNWDKYLETCKKMGGDRIVEIYQAAYDRWNTGK from the coding sequence ATGCAAAAGCTCAAAAAGACATGGGCAATTCTGCTGTCCATGACGATGCTCTTCACCCTGCTGGCGGCTTGCGGCTCTTCGGACAAGCCTGCGGCAGAAGGCAACAGCGGCAATACAAGCAGCGAATCCGCAAGCGATGTCAGCAAGGACGGCTTCCCTATCGTCAAGGAACCGATTACGTTGACGATGATGGGGCAAGACGTAGGGATTCAGAACTGGCAGGACATGGCCTTCTTCAAAGAAATGGAGAAAAAGACGAACATCAAGTTCGAATTCCGCAATGCGCCGGCTGATAGCTTCGATACAAAGAGAAACCTCGTGTTCGCGAGCGGAGACTATCCCGATGTATTCTTCTCCGGACAGCTGCAAGCTTCCGATGAAGTCAACTATGGCGGACAAGGCGTTCTCATTCCGCTGGAAGGCTTGATTGAGGAGTACGCACCGAACCTGAAGAAAATTCTTGACGAAAATCCGGATATCCGCAAATCGATTACAACGCCGGATGGACATATTTATTCGCTGCCGAACATCGACTTGGATGCCGGCTGGTATAGAGGACCGTTGTGGTACAACGGCAAGTTTTTGAAAGCGCTTGGCATGGAGGTCCCTAAAACGATCGATGAGCTGTATACCTATCTGAAGCGCGTCAAAGAGGAAGATCCGAACGGCAACGGCAAGCAAGACGAGATTCCGCTCGCTTCCGTCAAGCTGGACGATCTCCGCATGTGGCTGCTCGGCTCATGGGGAATTTACAACGAAGTTATCTATTCCGATACCCAGGACAAAGTTCACTATACGCCAATGGAGCCAGGCTACAAGGAATACCTGACGTTCCTGAACAAGCTGTGGACCGAAGGCTTGCTTGATAAAGAAACGTTCTCCCAAACGGATGAGCAGAAAAAAGCAAAAGGGAAGAACAACCAGCTCGGACTCTTCTCTGACTATCATGCTTACTTCACGCTCGGCGGCGAGCCAAGCATGGATGATCCGATGTACCGTCCGGTCGACAGCGACGTGAAGGCGGTAGCTGCGAAGCATCCGGGTCTGGCGAAAGGCGCCTTTGCGATTACGAACAAAAACCAGCATCCGGAAGCAACGATGCGTTGGGTAGATTATCTGTACTCCACGGAAGGCGCCGAGCTGCTCAGCAACGGTCCGGAAGGCATCCTGTGGGAGTATGTGAATAAAGACGACCATACGAAGAAATGGCTTGATGTGCCAGGCGGCGGCGACCGTGAAGAGTATCGCGCGACGCTGACTCCAGACTATGGCGTAGTCGTTCCGAAGATTACGAACGAAGATACGAAGCGCGGCTTCTCCGGCGAATTCGACGCATGGCTGAAGAAAGAAACGGATGAGAAAATTCTGCCTATCGCGAAGGTTCCATTCCCAAGCGTATACTTGTCGCAAGACGAGCAATCAGAAGTATCCAGCATCCGTTCCGACCTGGATACGTACGTGAAGCAAATGGAAGCGAAATTCGTAACCGGTCAAGAGCCGTTGACGAACTGGGATAAATATCTCGAGACTTGCAAAAAGATGGGCGGCGACCGCATCGTAGAAATCTATCAAGCGGCGTACGACCGTTGGAACACAGGGAAATAA
- a CDS encoding helix-turn-helix domain-containing protein, whose product MKNAQGLGEGDKMDFERRSIGEIIRLNRKRQELTLAELSALSGIPKGTISKIERGETRHPELDTVLAITSCLSISYTEVIAHYVNMERRVDVLHRILLDIIGFPDTAGAIEKVALRFLECQGIDSYELTGKLYDITLTIENVETRLALFELISSFARNHGIQPFVAKSLFQKYLIEREDFRKLDLTFQSGIYILNYINFLSMEERVLLHFKLGFHAYALQYYEKCINLCSYVTKERESDKLTKARALLLICNSYYYLGDYFMAEQYLGECKKFPFDEIQQNIKLNEAAIQGKKGNTDIAIMKLEACLEQSSPNSAIHIINELLELCLQRKDIHSLEKLIGKESQIINVPYSTPFKKSELALYFKLKAGYLILIQQYDKAIDCYIRSALIYSEIRAYKRANDCFYSIFLQLSNRPAENLPVIRQLKETFNALRMM is encoded by the coding sequence ATGAAAAATGCCCAAGGATTGGGAGAAGGTGATAAGATGGATTTTGAGCGAAGAAGCATTGGTGAAATCATACGCCTAAACCGGAAAAGACAAGAGCTCACTCTCGCTGAATTATCCGCTTTATCAGGGATCCCCAAGGGGACCATCTCTAAAATAGAGAGGGGAGAAACTCGCCATCCCGAACTGGACACGGTGTTGGCCATAACATCTTGTCTATCTATCTCTTATACCGAAGTGATTGCCCATTACGTTAATATGGAGAGGCGAGTGGATGTTTTACATCGGATATTGTTAGATATCATTGGCTTCCCCGACACTGCTGGTGCCATCGAAAAAGTGGCTCTGCGATTTCTCGAGTGCCAGGGCATAGATAGTTATGAACTTACCGGGAAACTATATGATATTACACTAACCATAGAAAATGTGGAAACTAGACTAGCTCTTTTCGAATTAATTTCTTCATTCGCACGAAATCACGGGATACAACCATTTGTCGCCAAATCGTTATTTCAGAAGTATCTTATTGAGCGCGAAGATTTTCGAAAACTTGACCTAACATTTCAGTCTGGAATATATATATTAAATTACATTAATTTCTTATCGATGGAGGAACGGGTGCTGCTCCACTTCAAATTAGGTTTCCATGCTTATGCTCTCCAATATTATGAGAAGTGCATAAACTTATGTTCATACGTAACTAAGGAAAGAGAGAGCGATAAATTAACAAAAGCACGTGCCTTGCTTCTCATATGTAATTCCTATTATTACTTAGGCGATTACTTTATGGCTGAGCAATACCTGGGGGAGTGCAAAAAGTTTCCTTTTGATGAAATTCAACAAAATATTAAGCTCAACGAGGCTGCAATACAGGGAAAGAAAGGAAACACGGACATTGCAATCATGAAACTTGAAGCTTGCTTGGAACAATCCTCTCCAAATTCTGCGATTCATATTATAAATGAACTTCTCGAACTATGCCTCCAGAGAAAAGACATCCACTCACTAGAAAAACTGATCGGTAAGGAAAGTCAGATTATAAATGTACCTTATAGCACACCCTTTAAGAAATCAGAATTGGCATTATATTTTAAATTAAAAGCTGGGTATTTGATATTGATTCAACAGTACGATAAGGCTATTGACTGTTACATAAGAAGTGCATTGATTTATTCTGAAATTAGAGCCTATAAAAGAGCTAATGATTGTTTTTATTCAATATTTTTGCAATTATCTAACAGGCCGGCAGAGAATTTACCTGTAATACGTCAATTAAAAGAGACATTTAATGCGCTTCGTATGATGTAA
- a CDS encoding GNAT family N-acetyltransferase, whose protein sequence is MIAIERVEYERKSALRNLLELYKYDFSEYDPEDVNENGLYEYMYLDHYWTEEGRHPFFIRVDGKLAGFALIRELGADESGRIVHEMAEFFVMKKYRQQKVGQSAAAELFDRFQGSWKVGQLETNQPAQAFWTKTIGHYTNDTYEVIREDGWEGPIIAFSTEDRS, encoded by the coding sequence ATGATCGCGATTGAGAGAGTCGAATATGAGCGCAAGTCGGCCCTGCGGAATCTTCTCGAGCTGTACAAATACGATTTCTCGGAGTATGATCCCGAGGATGTGAATGAGAACGGCTTGTACGAATATATGTATCTGGATCATTACTGGACGGAGGAAGGCAGGCATCCGTTCTTTATTCGGGTGGACGGGAAATTGGCCGGCTTCGCCTTAATTAGAGAGCTGGGCGCGGATGAGTCCGGCCGGATCGTGCATGAGATGGCCGAATTTTTCGTCATGAAGAAGTATAGACAGCAAAAAGTCGGGCAGTCTGCGGCTGCTGAACTGTTCGATCGGTTCCAAGGCAGCTGGAAGGTTGGCCAATTGGAGACGAACCAGCCCGCGCAAGCATTTTGGACGAAAACAATAGGACACTATACAAACGATACATACGAAGTCATCAGAGAGGACGGCTGGGAAGGGCCGATCATTGCCTTTTCAACCGAGGATCGATCATGA
- a CDS encoding aspartyl-phosphate phosphatase Spo0E family protein, which yields MGRIIKKHCNKELSLAEKEFLTEKIEELRQRLVREAASMNSLDDEYIVRLSQELDTYILEHQKMTHANREINGKNRDVSK from the coding sequence GTGGGCCGGATTATTAAAAAACACTGTAATAAAGAATTATCTTTAGCTGAAAAGGAATTTTTAACTGAAAAAATTGAAGAACTCCGTCAGCGCTTAGTAAGAGAAGCTGCCAGTATGAATAGCTTGGATGATGAGTATATTGTCCGACTTAGCCAGGAATTGGATACATACATTTTGGAACATCAAAAGATGACTCATGCAAACCGTGAAATTAATGGAAAAAACAGAGATGTAAGTAAATAG